The Apium graveolens cultivar Ventura chromosome 6, ASM990537v1, whole genome shotgun sequence genome contains a region encoding:
- the LOC141668563 gene encoding putative WRKY transcription factor 30: protein MALDYSKQKTLINIELTQGKELANQLKSYLVDHDTDKTGDICEILLEKILSSYEKSLAMLKSSAAKLQEPEETPQCFSSDSPRSNISDQSQLKTQRKRKAMPQWSKIAQVSTRAGLDDGYSWRKYGQKDILGAAFPRAYYRCTHRHTQGCLATKQVQQSDEDQSIFHITCKGRHTCSQATQSPNTLGRESKKQKKEDCTKEARTQNETTDMLFNCEPTSLKTAKLEAMLKNLPSFSFPSTSTDNSSLENILFLWENDASESDYLSLSPCHMNEFETSQYLQNSESENIEMLSAPTSVTNSATEGLDISLDQVKFDPDFPFDVAEYFH, encoded by the exons ATGGCTTTAGACTATAGTAAGCAAAAGACCTTGATCAACATTGAGCTAACACAAGGTAAAGAGCTAGCTAATCAGCTCAAAAGCTACTTAGTTGATCATGATACAGACAAAACAGGAGACATTTGCGAGATTCTTTTGGAAAAGATTTTATCTTCTTATGAAAAATCACTTGCAATGCTCAAGTCTAGTGCTGCAAAATTGCAAGAGCCAGAAGAGACTCCTCAATGCTTCAGCAGTGACAGTCCAAGAAGTAACATTTCTGATCAATCCCAGTTGAAAACTCAAAGAAAGAG AAAGGCAATGCCTCAGTGGAGTAAAATAGCTCAAGTTTCAACAAGGGCAGGGCTTGATGATGGCTATAGTTGGAGAAAATATGGGCAGAAAGATATATTAGGAGCTGCTTTTCCTAG AGCTTATTATCGATGCACTCATCGTCATACACAAGGATGTCTAGCAACCAAACAAGTCCAACAATCAGATGAAGATCAGTCCATCTTTCACATAACCTGCAAAGGAAGACACACTTGCAGCCAAGCAACTCAATCACCTAACACGCTTGGAAGAGAATCGAAAAAACAAAAGAAAGAAGACTGCACAAAAGAAGCTCGAACTCAGAATGAAACAACTGACATGTTGTTCAACTGTGAACCCACAAGCCTTAAAACTGCGAAACTGGAAGCTATGCTTAAAAATCTTCCATCATTTTCCTTCCCTTCCACCTCAACCGACAACTCGAGTTTGGAAAATATCTTATTTTTGTGGGAAAATGATGCATCAGAATCCGATTACTTGTCATTGTCACCATGTCACATGAACGAATTCGAGACTTCCCAGTACTTGCAAAACTCCGAATCGGAAAACATCGAAATGCTGTCAGCCCCAACATCAGTGACCAATTCTGCTACTGAGGGTCTTGACATTTCACTTGATCAAGTTAAATTTGATCCTGATTTTCCTTTTGATGTTGCTGAGTATTTTCACTAG
- the LOC141668562 gene encoding hydroquinone glucosyltransferase-like: MESTPHIAIFPTPGMGHLIPLVQFAKRLISLHKFTATFIIPNEEPLSKAQKIFLDTLPDGLDYAVLPQVSLDDLSDDVMIETRMSILISRSLPSLRDMIKSIITTKKLVTLVVDLFATDALDVAIEFKVSPYLFYPSTAMALSLFLYLPKLHEETSCEYRDLPGPVQIPGCIPVHGKDLLDPVQDRKNDAYKWVLHHAKRYRLAEGIMVNTFKDLEEGAIKALQDLGSPPIYPVGPLVQMDHSSTPADGLDCLRWLDDQPRGSVLFISFGSGGTLSSNQITELAMGLEMSEQRFLWVLRSPDDESANASFFSIQTKKDPIDFLPQGFIDRTKGQGLVVPNWAPQAQILSHGSTGGFLTHCGWNSILETVVNGVPVIAWPLYAEQKMNAVMLTEGLKVALRPQVSENGLVGRVEIATLVKHLMEGEEGKRLRTRMRDLKDAASKVLSDDGSSTKAIAQVASKWSS, encoded by the coding sequence ATGGAAAGCACACCTCATATAGCTATTTTCCCAACTCCTGGAATGGGTCATCTCATTCCACTAGTTCAGTTTGCTAAAAGGCTCATTAGTCTTCACAAATTTACCGCAACTTTTATCATTCCTAATGAAGAACCTCTTTCCAAAGCTCAAAAGATTTTTCTTGATACACTTCCTGATGGTTTAGACTATGCTGTTCTACCTCAAGTGAGCTTGGATGATTTATCAGATGATGTTATGATCGAAACACGTATGTCTATATTGATATCAAGATCCTTGCCTTCTCTTCGTGACATGATTAAGTCGATAATTACTACAAAGAAGCTGGTTACTTTGGTTGTTGATCTTTTTGCCACGGATGCACTTGATGTAGCTATAGAATTTAAGGTGTCACCTTATCTTTTTTACCCCTCAACAGCTATGGCTTTGTCATTGTTTCTCTACTTGCCTAAGCTCCATGAGGAAACATCTTGCGAGTATAGGGACTTGCCTGGCCCGGTTCAGATTCCTGGTTGTATACCAGTTCATGGGAAGGATCTACTTGACCCGGTTCAAGATAGAAAAAATGATGCATATAAGTGGGTACTTCATCATGCAAAGAGGTACAGACTGGCTGAAGGTATAATGGTAAACACCTTCAAGGACTTGGAGGAAGGAGCTATTAAAGCTCTACAAGACTTGGGTAGCCCTCCTATTTACCCCGTCGGGCCTCTCGTGCAAATGGATCATTCTAGTACTCCTGCTGATGGGTTGGATTGTTTGAGATGGTTGGATGATCAGCCGCGTGGTTCTGTCTTGTTCATCTCTTTCGGGAGTGGAGGAACCCTCTCATCCAATCAGATCACTGAGTTGGCTATGGGACTGGAAATGAGTGAGCAAAGATTTTTATGGGTGCTTAGAAGTCCAGATGATGAAAGTGCCAATGCATCTTTCTTCAGTATCCAGACTAAAAAAGACCCTATTGATTTTTTACCACAAGGGTTCATTGACAGGACCAAAGGCCAAGGTTTAGTGGTGCCTAATTGGGCACCTCAAGCTCAAATTCTTAGCCATGGCTCGACTGGTGGCTTTTTGACTCACTGTGGTTGGAACTCAATTCTTGAGACTGTAGTGAACGGTGTTCCAGTGATCGCTTGGCCACTCTATGCAGAGCAGAAGATGAATGCTGTAATGCTAACTGAAGGTCTTAAAGTTGCATTGAGGCCACAAGTTAGTGAAAATGGTCTGGTGGGGCGTGTTGAAATTGCGACACTAGTTAAGCATCTAATGGAAGGCGAAGAAGGTAAGCGTCTTCGAACTCGAATGAGAGACCTAAAAGATGCAGCTTCCAAGGTCCTCAGTGATGATGGATCATCAACAAAAGCAATAGCTCAGGTGGCTAGCAAATGGAGCAGTTAA
- the LOC141668060 gene encoding ubiquitin-conjugating enzyme E2-17 kDa-like isoform X1: MASKRILKELKDLQRDPPVSCSAGPAAEDMFHWQATIMGPPDSPYAGGVFLINIHFPPDYPFKPPKVAFRTKVFHPNINNNGSICLDILKEQWSPALTISKVLLSICSLLTDPNPDDPLVPEIANMYKNDRTKYEATARSWTQKYAMG, encoded by the exons ATGGCTTCTAAACGTATTTTAAAGGAGCTTAAGGATCTCCAAAGGGATCCACCTGTCTCTTGTAGCGCTG GCCCCGCCGCTGAAGACATGTTTCATTGGCAAGCCACGATAATGGGACCTCCAGACAGTCCATATGCAGGAGGAGTTTTTCTAATCAATATTCATTTTCCACCAGATTATCCATTCAAGCCTCCAAAG GTTGCGTTCCGGACTAAAGTATTCCATCCAAATATCAACAACAATGGCAGTATTTGTCTTGACATTTTGAAGGAGCAGTGGAGTCCTGCACTAACCATATCCAAG GTGTTACTTTCCATTTGTTCACTTTTGACGGATCCCAACCCTGATGACCCTTTGGTGCCAGAAATTGCTAATATGTACAAGAACGACCGCACCAAGTACGAGGCTACTGCAAGGAGCTGGACCCAGAAGTATGCCATGGGGTAA
- the LOC141668060 gene encoding ubiquitin-conjugating enzyme E2-17 kDa-like isoform X2: MFHWQATIMGPPDSPYAGGVFLINIHFPPDYPFKPPKVAFRTKVFHPNINNNGSICLDILKEQWSPALTISKVLLSICSLLTDPNPDDPLVPEIANMYKNDRTKYEATARSWTQKYAMG; this comes from the exons ATGTTTCATTGGCAAGCCACGATAATGGGACCTCCAGACAGTCCATATGCAGGAGGAGTTTTTCTAATCAATATTCATTTTCCACCAGATTATCCATTCAAGCCTCCAAAG GTTGCGTTCCGGACTAAAGTATTCCATCCAAATATCAACAACAATGGCAGTATTTGTCTTGACATTTTGAAGGAGCAGTGGAGTCCTGCACTAACCATATCCAAG GTGTTACTTTCCATTTGTTCACTTTTGACGGATCCCAACCCTGATGACCCTTTGGTGCCAGAAATTGCTAATATGTACAAGAACGACCGCACCAAGTACGAGGCTACTGCAAGGAGCTGGACCCAGAAGTATGCCATGGGGTAA